In the Drosophila takahashii strain IR98-3 E-12201 chromosome 3R, DtakHiC1v2, whole genome shotgun sequence genome, one interval contains:
- the B9d1 gene encoding B9 domain-containing protein 1 isoform X1 codes for MSASEGLSLPGNEDTTPPHEKHKQRTKKKGRKKSRSAKVESIPDPMDAKATASYFSLSIVGQIVSATFPLGPDKEFVFLRYELVAGPDWQLASGPQHGLTQLATNKRGHFNEPIVFNMPIEVTYKSTSPFGCGAPDPGERFRKQWKRAGNAPWLCPHPPARFRLPSSCGFKSGPPAGAHPDAQVSQYDSGHHQLASTSGARAQGSQGPAGQPKMQRPVHGVLRQPAVPVVLRDAGSPKAGLPMACLNKE; via the exons ATGAGCGCCAGCGAGGGCCTCAGTCTCCCGGGCAACGAGGACACCACTCCGCCGcatgaaaaacataaacaaaggaCCAAAAAGAAGGGCAGAAAGAAGTCCAGGAGTGCCAAAGTAGAAAGTATTCCCGATCCAATGGACGCAAAAGCCACTGCCAGCTACTTCAGCCTGAGCATCGTGGGCCAAATAGTGTCGGCCACCTTTCCCTTGGGTCCCGACAAGGAGTTCGTCTTCCTGCGCTACGAACTGGTCGCCGGTCCCGACTGGCAGTTGGCCTCGGGTCCCCAGCACGGACTCACCCAGCTGGCCACCAACAAGAGGGGCCACTTTAACGAACCCATCGTCTTCAATATGCCCATCGAGGTCACCTACAAGAGCACCAGTCCCTTTGGCTGTgg GGCCCCAGATCCTGGTGAGCGTTTTCGGAAGCAGTGGAAGAGGGCGGGAAACGCTCCTTGGCTATGCCCACATCCACCTGCCCGTTTTCGGCTCCCGTCGTCCTGCGGATTCAAATCAGGACCTCCTGCAGGCGCCCATCCTGATGCCCAAGTGTCCCAATATGATAGCGGACATCACCAGTTGGCTTCTACGTCGGGAGCCAGAGCTCAAGGATCCCAAGGTCCTGCTGGACAACCTAAAATGCAAAGGCCTGTCCATGGAGTCCTACGGCAGCCTGCAGTTCCAGTTGTCCTCCGTGATGCGGGGAGCCCGAAAGCTGGGCTACCAATGGCATGCCTgaataaagaataa
- the B9d1 gene encoding B9 domain-containing protein 1 isoform X2, translating to MSASEGLSLPGNEDTTPPHEKHKQRTKKKGRKKSRSAKVESIPDPMDAKATASYFSLSIVGQIVSATFPLGPDKEFVFLRYELVAGPDWQLASGPQHGLTQLATNKRGHFNEPIVFNMPIEVTYKSTSPFGWPQILVSVFGSSGRGRETLLGYAHIHLPVFGSRRPADSNQDLLQAPILMPKCPNMIADITSWLLRREPELKDPKVLLDNLKCKGLSMESYGSLQFQLSSVMRGARKLGYQWHA from the exons ATGAGCGCCAGCGAGGGCCTCAGTCTCCCGGGCAACGAGGACACCACTCCGCCGcatgaaaaacataaacaaaggaCCAAAAAGAAGGGCAGAAAGAAGTCCAGGAGTGCCAAAGTAGAAAGTATTCCCGATCCAATGGACGCAAAAGCCACTGCCAGCTACTTCAGCCTGAGCATCGTGGGCCAAATAGTGTCGGCCACCTTTCCCTTGGGTCCCGACAAGGAGTTCGTCTTCCTGCGCTACGAACTGGTCGCCGGTCCCGACTGGCAGTTGGCCTCGGGTCCCCAGCACGGACTCACCCAGCTGGCCACCAACAAGAGGGGCCACTTTAACGAACCCATCGTCTTCAATATGCCCATCGAGGTCACCTACAAGAGCACCAGTCCCTTTGGCT GGCCCCAGATCCTGGTGAGCGTTTTCGGAAGCAGTGGAAGAGGGCGGGAAACGCTCCTTGGCTATGCCCACATCCACCTGCCCGTTTTCGGCTCCCGTCGTCCTGCGGATTCAAATCAGGACCTCCTGCAGGCGCCCATCCTGATGCCCAAGTGTCCCAATATGATAGCGGACATCACCAGTTGGCTTCTACGTCGGGAGCCAGAGCTCAAGGATCCCAAGGTCCTGCTGGACAACCTAAAATGCAAAGGCCTGTCCATGGAGTCCTACGGCAGCCTGCAGTTCCAGTTGTCCTCCGTGATGCGGGGAGCCCGAAAGCTGGGCTACCAATGGCATGCCTga
- the Rh6 gene encoding opsin Rh6, which produces MASLNPPSFGYMRNDGRNLSLAESVPAEIMHMVDPYWYQWPPLEPMWFGIIGFVIAILGTMSLCGNFIVMYIFTSSKGLRTPSNMFVVNLAFSDFMMMFTMFPPVVLNGFYGTWIMGPFLCELYGMFGSLFGCVSIWSMTLIAYDRYCVIVKGMARKPLTATAAVLRLMVVWIICGAWALMPLFGWNRYVPEGNMTACGTDYFAKDWWNRSYIIVYSLWVYLTPLMTIIFSYWHIMKAVAAHEKAMREQAKKMNVASLRNSEADKSKAIEIKLAKVALTTISLWFFAWTPYTIINYAGIFESMHLSPLSTICGSVFAKANAVCNPIVYGLSHPKYKQVLREKMPCLACGKDDLTSDSRTQATAEISESQA; this is translated from the exons ATGGCCAGCCTGAATCCCCCGAGCTTCGGCTACATGCGCAACGATGGCCGCAATCTCAGCCTGGCGGAGAGCGTGCCCGCCGAGATCATGCACATGGTGGATCCCTACTGGTACCAGTGGCCTCCTCTCGAACCCATGTGGTTTGGCATCATTGGCTTCGTGATCGCCATTCTGGGCACCATGTCGCTATGCGGGAACTTCATTGTGATGTACATCTTCACCTCGTCGAAGGGACTGCGCACTCCTTCGAATATGTTCGTGGTCAATCTGGCTTTTTCGGACTTTATGATGATGTTCACCATGTTCCCGCCGGTGGTGCTGAATGGCTTCTACGGCACATGGATCATGGGTCCCTTCCTGTGTGAGCTCTACGGCATGTTTGGCTCGCTCTTCGGCTGCGTTTCCATCTGGTCGATGACGCTGATCGCCTACGATCGGTACTGTGTGATCGTGAAGGGCATGGCCAGGAAGCCACTGACGGCCACCGCGGCTGTGCTGCGACTCATGGTGGTGTGGATCATCTGCGGAGCCTGGGCCCTGATGCCGCTCTTTGGGTGGAACCGCTACGTGCCCGAGGGCAACATGACCGCCTGCGGCACGGATTACTTTGCCAAGGACTGGTGGAACAGGTCCTACATCATCGTCTACTCGCTGTGGGTCTATCTCACCCCGCTGATGACCATCATCTTCTCTTACTGGCACATCATGAAG GCGGTGGCTGCCCACGAGAAGGCCATGCGGGAGCAGGCCAAAAAGATGAACGTGGCCTCCTTGCGGAACAGCGAGGCCGACAAGAGCAAGGCCATCGAGATCAAGCTGGCCAAGGTGGCGCTGACGACCATTTCGCTGTGGTTCTTCGCCTGGACCCCGTACACCATCATCAACTACGCGGGCATCTTCGAGTCCATGCACCTGAGTCCGCTGAGCACCATCTGCGGATCGGTGTTTGCCAAGGCGAATGCGGTGTGCAATCCCATTGTCTACGGGTTGAG ccaCCCCAAGTACAAGCAGGTGCTGCGGGAGAAGATGCCCTGCCTGGCCTGCGGCAAGGACGACCTCACCTCGGACTCGAGGACTCAGGCCACCGCGGAGATCAGCGAATCGCAGGCTTAG